A DNA window from Buttiauxella agrestis contains the following coding sequences:
- the gsiA gene encoding glutathione ABC transporter ATP-binding protein GsiA: MPRSHELPEDEVLSVSRLNVSFRQENTDIQAVSDLSFTLKRGETLAIVGESGSGKSVTALALMRLLEKSASRVESDNILLRRRNGEVIAPAELSSSQMRHVRGADIAMIFQEPMTSLNPVFPVGEQIAESIRLHQGLDKHAAMEEARRMLERVRIPEAKAILGRYPHQLSGGMRQRVMIAMALSCRPAVLIADEPTTALDVTIQAQILQLIRVLQDEMQMGVIFITHDMGVVADIADRVLVMYRGQAVETGTVEKIFSAPVHPYTKTLLAAVPRLGAMNGRDLPRKFPLVDPQHPDKPEAETEQNTIAPGSVPILQVSDLVTRFDIRSGIFNRVTSRVHAVEKVSFDLWPGETLGLVGESGSGKSTTGRALLRLVETQGGSIHFNGQRIDTLSNANMQHVRKDIQFIFQDPYASLDPRLTVGYSIMEPLLVHNVMSKEQAQERVAWLLERVGLQAEHAWRYPHEFSGGQRQRICIARALALNPKVVIADESVSALDVSIRAQIINLMMDLQREFGIAFLFISHDMAVVERICHRVAVMYLGQIVEIGPRRAVFENPQHPYTRKLMAAVPVADPTHRRPKPVLLSDDIPSSTHKLGSEPHVATLVNVGPGHFVARP; encoded by the coding sequence CGGTAAGCCGACTCAACGTCAGCTTTCGCCAGGAAAATACCGACATTCAGGCGGTATCTGACCTGTCGTTTACGCTAAAACGGGGTGAAACGCTGGCCATTGTCGGGGAGTCTGGCTCGGGAAAATCAGTGACGGCGCTGGCGTTAATGCGCCTGCTGGAAAAATCCGCAAGTCGCGTTGAAAGCGATAACATCCTACTGCGCCGTCGCAACGGTGAGGTGATCGCGCCTGCCGAATTAAGTTCATCGCAAATGCGCCATGTGCGCGGTGCCGATATCGCGATGATTTTCCAGGAGCCGATGACCTCGCTCAATCCGGTGTTTCCGGTGGGAGAACAAATTGCGGAATCTATCCGCCTGCATCAGGGGTTGGATAAACACGCGGCGATGGAAGAGGCCAGGCGCATGCTCGAACGGGTGCGCATTCCGGAAGCGAAAGCGATTCTTGGCCGTTATCCGCACCAGCTTTCAGGCGGGATGCGCCAGCGGGTGATGATTGCCATGGCGCTCTCGTGCCGTCCGGCGGTGCTGATTGCCGACGAACCGACTACCGCCCTGGATGTGACTATTCAGGCGCAAATTCTCCAGCTCATTCGCGTTCTACAAGATGAAATGCAGATGGGCGTGATATTCATCACTCACGATATGGGTGTGGTGGCGGATATCGCCGACCGCGTGCTGGTGATGTATCGCGGCCAGGCGGTGGAAACCGGCACCGTAGAGAAAATTTTTAGCGCACCGGTTCACCCTTATACCAAAACGTTGCTGGCAGCGGTTCCGCGCCTTGGCGCGATGAATGGCCGTGATTTGCCGCGTAAATTTCCGCTGGTTGACCCGCAACACCCCGATAAACCCGAAGCGGAAACCGAACAAAACACCATTGCGCCCGGTTCCGTTCCCATTTTGCAAGTCAGCGATTTAGTGACACGCTTTGATATTCGCAGCGGCATTTTTAACCGTGTCACCAGCCGGGTGCATGCGGTCGAAAAAGTGAGTTTTGATTTGTGGCCCGGCGAAACGCTGGGGCTGGTGGGGGAGTCAGGGAGCGGCAAATCTACTACCGGGCGTGCGCTGCTGCGGCTGGTGGAAACCCAGGGCGGCAGCATTCACTTCAACGGCCAGCGCATCGACACGCTTTCCAATGCCAACATGCAGCATGTGCGCAAAGACATTCAGTTTATCTTCCAGGATCCGTACGCCTCACTCGACCCGCGCCTGACGGTGGGGTATTCCATCATGGAACCGCTGCTGGTTCACAACGTGATGTCCAAAGAGCAGGCGCAAGAACGCGTGGCCTGGTTACTGGAGCGCGTCGGGTTGCAGGCGGAACATGCGTGGCGTTATCCGCATGAGTTTTCCGGCGGGCAGCGCCAGCGTATTTGCATCGCCCGTGCATTGGCGCTCAATCCAAAAGTGGTGATTGCCGATGAGTCTGTCTCGGCGCTTGATGTGTCGATTCGGGCGCAAATCATCAACCTGATGATGGATCTCCAGCGCGAGTTCGGCATCGCTTTTCTGTTTATTTCTCACGATATGGCGGTGGTGGAACGTATTTGCCATCGCGTGGCGGTGATGTACTTAGGGCAAATTGTTGAAATTGGCCCGCGACGCGCCGTGTTTGAAAATCCGCAGCATCCGTATACCCGAAAATTAATGGCCGCCGTTCCGGTGGCTGACCCTACGCACCGCCGTCCCAAACCCGTTTTGCTTTCTGATGATATCCCCAGTTCCACGCATAAGCTGGGGAGCGAACCGCATGTTGCAACGCTTGTGAATGTTGGGCCAGGGCATTTTGTCGCTCGCCCATAA
- the gsiC gene encoding glutathione ABC transporter permease GsiC, producing MFNYFLKRLLGLIPTLLIVAVLVFLFVHLLPGDPARLIAGPEADATVIEMVRKQLGLDLPLWQQFLHYIGNIVQGDFGTSMVSRRPVSEEIASRFMPTFWLTITSMVWAVIFGLFTGIIAAVWRNRWPDRLSMTIAVSGISFPAFALGMLLMQVFSVELGWLPTVGADSWQHYILPSVTLGAAVAAVMARFTRASFVDVLQEDYMRTARAKGVSETLIVIKHGLRNAMIPVVTMMGLQFGFLLGGSIVVEKVFNWPGLGRLLVDSVEMRDYPVIQAEVLLFSLEFIVINLVVDLLYAAINPAIRYK from the coding sequence ATGTTTAACTATTTCCTCAAACGCCTGCTGGGCCTGATCCCCACACTGCTTATCGTCGCGGTGCTGGTGTTTTTGTTCGTCCATCTGCTCCCCGGCGACCCGGCGCGTTTAATCGCCGGGCCGGAAGCAGATGCCACCGTGATTGAAATGGTGCGCAAACAGTTGGGACTGGATTTACCGCTGTGGCAGCAATTTTTGCACTATATCGGCAACATTGTGCAGGGGGATTTCGGCACCTCGATGGTTTCACGCCGTCCGGTTTCCGAAGAGATCGCCAGCCGCTTTATGCCGACTTTCTGGCTCACTATCACCAGCATGGTTTGGGCGGTTATTTTTGGTCTGTTCACCGGCATTATTGCTGCCGTGTGGCGTAATCGCTGGCCGGACAGACTCAGCATGACGATCGCGGTTTCCGGTATTTCATTCCCCGCGTTTGCACTCGGCATGTTGCTGATGCAGGTTTTTTCCGTCGAACTCGGCTGGTTGCCGACGGTCGGTGCCGATAGCTGGCAGCACTACATTTTGCCGTCTGTCACGCTGGGGGCGGCAGTCGCTGCGGTGATGGCACGTTTTACTCGCGCCTCGTTCGTGGATGTGCTGCAAGAAGATTACATGCGCACCGCGCGCGCCAAAGGGGTGAGCGAAACGCTGATTGTGATTAAACACGGCCTGCGCAACGCGATGATCCCGGTCGTCACCATGATGGGATTGCAGTTCGGTTTCCTGCTCGGTGGCTCGATTGTTGTTGAAAAAGTCTTTAACTGGCCAGGGCTTGGGCGCCTGCTGGTGGATTCAGTCGAAATGCGCGACTACCCGGTGATTCAGGCGGAAGTGTTGCTATTTTCGCTGGAATTTATTGTTATCAACTTAGTGGTGGATTTGCTGTACGCCGCCATTAACCCGGCCATCAGGTACAAGTAA
- the gsiB gene encoding glutathione ABC transporter substrate-binding protein GsiB, with amino-acid sequence MTMFENKKWLLAAGLATSVIAAPAFAAKDVVVAVASNFTTLDPYDANDTLSQAVAKSFYQGLFGLDKEMKLQNVLAESYTVSDDGLVYTIKLHPGVKFQDGTDFNAEAVKINLDRASNPENHLKRYNLYKAIAKTEAVDANTVKITLKQPFSAFINILAHPATAMISPAALKKYGKEIGFHPVGTGPYQLETWNQTDFVKVKKFDGYWKQGLPKLDTITWRPVVDNNTRAAMLQTGEAQFAFPIPYEQAGVLEKNDKLELVASPSIMQRYLSMNVTQKPFDNPKVREAINYAINRQALVKVAFAGYATPAEGVVPPSIDFAQIYKPWPYDPAKARELLKEAGYPNGFETTLWSSHNHSTAQKVLQFTQQQLAQVGIKVKVTAMDAGQRAAEVEAKGQKESGVRMFYTGWSASTGEADWALSPLFASSNSPPTLFNTAFYSNPQVDKDLSDALKTTNRDDKAKLYKDAQDTIWKENPWVPLVVEKLVSAHSKTLSGFYVMPDTGFSFDDADLKE; translated from the coding sequence ATGACCATGTTTGAGAATAAAAAGTGGCTTTTAGCCGCAGGGCTTGCGACCAGTGTGATTGCCGCACCGGCATTCGCGGCGAAAGATGTCGTTGTTGCTGTTGCGTCCAACTTCACCACGCTCGACCCGTATGATGCTAACGATACGCTGTCGCAGGCAGTAGCGAAGTCGTTTTATCAGGGGCTATTTGGCCTTGATAAAGAGATGAAACTGCAAAACGTTTTGGCCGAAAGCTACACCGTTTCTGACGACGGGCTGGTTTACACCATCAAATTACACCCTGGCGTTAAATTCCAGGATGGGACTGACTTCAACGCCGAAGCGGTGAAGATTAACCTCGATCGCGCCAGCAATCCTGAAAACCATCTCAAGCGCTACAACCTGTATAAAGCCATTGCCAAAACCGAAGCGGTGGACGCCAACACGGTAAAAATCACCCTTAAACAGCCGTTCTCGGCGTTTATTAATATTCTCGCCCACCCGGCAACGGCGATGATTTCCCCGGCTGCGCTGAAAAAATACGGCAAAGAGATTGGCTTCCATCCGGTCGGCACTGGCCCGTATCAGCTTGAAACCTGGAATCAGACCGATTTTGTGAAGGTGAAGAAATTCGACGGTTACTGGAAACAGGGCCTGCCTAAGCTCGACACCATCACCTGGCGTCCGGTTGTTGATAACAACACCCGAGCGGCCATGCTCCAGACCGGCGAAGCGCAGTTTGCCTTCCCCATCCCTTACGAGCAGGCTGGCGTGCTGGAGAAAAACGACAAGCTGGAACTGGTGGCATCGCCTTCCATCATGCAGCGTTATCTCAGCATGAACGTGACGCAAAAGCCGTTTGATAACCCGAAAGTGCGTGAGGCGATTAACTATGCGATTAACCGCCAGGCGCTGGTGAAAGTGGCGTTTGCGGGTTACGCCACACCAGCAGAAGGCGTGGTGCCGCCGTCTATCGACTTCGCACAAATTTACAAACCGTGGCCGTATGACCCGGCAAAAGCCCGTGAACTGCTGAAAGAAGCGGGCTATCCGAATGGTTTCGAAACCACGCTGTGGTCATCCCACAACCACAGCACCGCGCAGAAAGTGTTGCAGTTCACTCAGCAGCAACTGGCTCAGGTCGGCATTAAAGTGAAAGTCACGGCGATGGATGCCGGACAGCGTGCCGCGGAAGTGGAAGCTAAAGGCCAGAAAGAGAGCGGCGTGAGAATGTTCTACACCGGCTGGTCGGCCTCGACGGGTGAAGCAGACTGGGCGCTGTCGCCGTTGTTTGCCTCATCTAACTCGCCGCCAACGCTGTTTAACACCGCCTTCTACAGCAATCCGCAGGTGGATAAAGACCTGAGTGACGCGCTGAAAACCACCAATCGTGATGATAAAGCGAAACTGTACAAAGACGCGCAGGATACCATCTGGAAAGAGAATCCGTGGGTGCCGCTGGTGGTCGAAAAACTGGTTTCCGCGCACAGCAAAACCCTCAGCGGTTTTTATGTGATGCCAGACACCGGGTTTAGTTTTGATGATGCGGATTTGAAAGAGTGA